A part of Blastopirellula marina genomic DNA contains:
- a CDS encoding MJ0042-type zinc finger domain-containing protein has translation MPKLFVVCPNCKAKYSVANKDIAGKPVKCQKCAQRFPAKVYAAAAAKPVAARSAPNPVGFSDSDLFGDGTETEDIFSDLASPSSPAPTLGSLPPVARKKAASRSIPIVPIAMGGGGIALVAAIVLVVMSIANNSGDWGGSSIPPLPSSSSPAGQSFAGGTPGNSQADFEQHHQVLDTQMKLMNRFIDAMEAVNGEQDLPQFITTVKGLSSELRSLAGQVANLPRISSENNKKLSQEAERRTKEFLPRMKAAGQRMAQYNRNADVTNAMLDFQAAGKEVSNAITVARERLATNSAPKRQTSSPTRRRSNKPLTDFQSRYGFENTVTFQGQELKVEHGQLITEQLKPMLADTASAASSSSNSGGVVELHYEGDINDLVPHITFAEIKRVDASERIIYLNSISFP, from the coding sequence ATGCCGAAGCTCTTTGTCGTCTGCCCGAACTGTAAAGCCAAATATTCCGTTGCCAACAAAGATATCGCGGGAAAGCCGGTAAAATGCCAAAAGTGCGCTCAACGATTTCCAGCCAAGGTCTACGCCGCTGCGGCCGCCAAACCAGTCGCAGCCCGATCCGCACCGAATCCCGTGGGATTTAGCGATAGCGACCTCTTCGGCGATGGTACGGAAACGGAGGATATATTTTCCGACCTGGCATCCCCCAGTTCGCCAGCACCAACGCTAGGCTCGCTTCCACCAGTTGCACGAAAAAAAGCTGCATCGCGATCGATTCCCATTGTCCCGATCGCCATGGGAGGTGGTGGCATTGCACTTGTGGCTGCAATTGTCCTGGTCGTGATGTCGATCGCCAACAATTCTGGTGACTGGGGCGGCTCGAGCATCCCGCCACTGCCCAGCAGCAGCTCCCCTGCGGGACAGTCGTTCGCAGGCGGGACTCCGGGCAACAGCCAAGCCGACTTCGAGCAGCATCACCAAGTACTCGACACGCAGATGAAGCTCATGAATCGCTTTATCGATGCCATGGAAGCGGTTAACGGCGAGCAAGATTTACCCCAGTTCATTACCACTGTAAAAGGCCTTTCTTCGGAACTGCGTAGCCTGGCTGGCCAGGTCGCCAACCTTCCGCGAATCTCATCCGAGAACAACAAGAAGCTCAGCCAGGAGGCGGAGCGACGCACCAAAGAATTCCTGCCTCGTATGAAAGCGGCAGGTCAGAGAATGGCTCAGTACAATCGGAACGCAGATGTGACCAACGCGATGCTCGACTTCCAAGCTGCCGGAAAGGAGGTTAGTAATGCAATTACTGTTGCTCGAGAACGTCTTGCAACCAACTCTGCCCCGAAACGCCAGACATCCTCTCCAACGCGTCGTCGATCCAACAAGCCACTGACCGACTTCCAGTCGAGATACGGTTTTGAGAACACCGTGACCTTCCAAGGTCAAGAATTGAAGGTCGAACATGGACAGCTCATCACCGAGCAACTGAAACCTATGCTGGCCGATACTGCGTCAGCCGCCAGTTCTAGCAGCAATAGCGGCGGCGTGGTCGAATTACACTACGAGGGTGATATCAACGACCTAGTTCCCCACATTACGTTTGCAGAGATCAAACGTGTTGATGCCAGCGAACGAATCATCTACCTGAATTCGATAAGCTTCCCGTAG
- the fabF gene encoding beta-ketoacyl-ACP synthase II translates to MMKRRVVVTGMGIVSSLSCQLDTFWSKLIAGESGIHDIKILDTSRFKVKFAADVHDWAPDEYIDSKEQKRLDRFSQFGMVAGIDAVASSGLDFSQEDSYRCGVILGSGVGGIATIEEQTEKLLTKGADRVSPMTIPRLMLNAAGGNISIRYGLRGPNYTVATACASATNALGDALKAIQYDEADVMISGGTEAGITPMGISAFSNMKALSFRNDDPVKASRPFDLGRDGFVMAEGAGVVVLEELEHAKARGANILAELVGFGCSGDGGHITSPDPEGRGAARAMQNALNDAALDPQKIDYINAHGTSTPPGDKAETIAIKTVYGDHAYKLAVSSTKSSLGHSLGASGGIELIACIKAINDGVIPPTINLTNPDPACDLDYTPNEAKNRKVSYAMSNSFGFGGHNACVIAKEYAE, encoded by the coding sequence ATCATGAAACGTCGTGTTGTCGTTACCGGAATGGGGATTGTCTCCTCGCTAAGCTGCCAGTTGGATACGTTTTGGTCCAAGCTGATTGCCGGCGAGAGCGGCATCCATGATATCAAGATCCTGGATACCTCCCGATTCAAGGTGAAATTTGCGGCCGACGTTCATGATTGGGCGCCTGATGAGTACATCGATTCCAAAGAGCAGAAGCGTCTCGATCGTTTCTCGCAATTTGGAATGGTGGCTGGAATCGATGCCGTGGCTTCGTCGGGCCTCGATTTCTCGCAGGAAGATTCATATCGCTGTGGCGTGATTCTCGGGTCAGGGGTCGGTGGTATCGCCACGATCGAAGAGCAAACCGAGAAACTGCTGACCAAGGGTGCCGATCGTGTCTCGCCAATGACGATCCCGCGCCTGATGCTCAATGCTGCAGGTGGAAATATCTCGATTCGCTACGGATTGCGGGGCCCGAACTATACAGTGGCTACCGCTTGTGCCAGTGCGACCAATGCTTTGGGCGATGCTCTCAAGGCGATTCAGTACGACGAAGCGGACGTCATGATCTCCGGTGGTACTGAAGCGGGTATCACGCCGATGGGAATCAGTGCTTTCTCCAACATGAAAGCATTGTCGTTCCGTAACGACGATCCCGTCAAAGCCAGCCGTCCATTCGACTTGGGCCGCGATGGTTTTGTCATGGCCGAGGGGGCCGGGGTGGTCGTCCTCGAAGAGCTCGAACATGCCAAAGCTCGCGGTGCCAACATCTTGGCAGAGCTCGTTGGCTTTGGTTGTAGCGGCGACGGTGGTCATATCACCTCGCCTGATCCTGAAGGTCGTGGCGCAGCTCGGGCGATGCAAAACGCCCTGAATGATGCCGCTCTCGACCCACAGAAGATCGACTACATCAACGCACACGGCACCAGTACTCCTCCGGGGGACAAGGCCGAGACGATCGCGATTAAGACGGTCTATGGCGACCACGCCTACAAGTTGGCCGTTTCGAGCACCAAGAGCTCGCTTGGTCATTCGTTGGGCGCCAGTGGTGGTATTGAGTTGATTGCTTGTATCAAGGCGATCAACGACGGCGTGATTCCGCCAACCATCAATCTCACTAATCCCGATCCGGCATGTGACTTGGATTACACGCCAAACGAAGCGAAGAATCGCAAGGTAAGCTACGCGATGAGCAACAGCTTCGGATTCGGTGGTCACAATGCATGCGTGATCGCGAAAGAATACGCCGAGTAG
- the acpP gene encoding acyl carrier protein, with product MSVEERVIEIVASQLGVDKEKVSRESSFVNDLGADSLDMVELVMELEEEFDIDIPEDSADKIETVGQAIDYLEEAKNS from the coding sequence GTGTCGGTAGAAGAGCGTGTAATCGAGATTGTTGCTAGTCAGCTAGGTGTTGATAAGGAAAAGGTTTCTCGTGAAAGTTCGTTCGTGAACGACTTGGGCGCCGATTCCCTCGACATGGTCGAGCTGGTTATGGAATTGGAAGAAGAATTTGATATCGACATCCCGGAAGATTCCGCGGATAAGATTGAAACGGTCGGTCAGGCTATCGATTACTTGGAAGAAGCCAAGAACTCGTAA
- the fabG gene encoding 3-oxoacyl-[acyl-carrier-protein] reductase translates to MSDAVWNALPVDLSGKVAVVTGASQGIGQQIAIGLGMRGAKVACVARSADKLAETVAAIKEAGGDAEALPCDVTSRESVEQLIDKIADEWGKVDILVNNAGVTRDNLLPRMTDEEWDTVINTNLRGMFLFARAASKYMMRARYGRIINISSVSGIMGNPGQTNYSASKAGMIGFTRSLSRELAGRKVTINAICPGFIESDMTKALGPAVEDEVKKRIPAKRMGKPQEIADAVLFLASDSAAYVTGQVLTVDGGMTG, encoded by the coding sequence ATGAGCGATGCTGTCTGGAATGCACTTCCCGTTGATCTGTCCGGAAAGGTGGCCGTAGTTACAGGGGCCTCGCAAGGGATTGGTCAACAGATCGCGATTGGTTTGGGCATGCGAGGCGCCAAGGTTGCCTGCGTCGCCCGAAGTGCCGATAAGCTTGCTGAAACCGTCGCGGCGATTAAAGAGGCTGGTGGCGACGCCGAAGCACTCCCATGCGATGTGACTTCGCGTGAGAGCGTCGAGCAGTTGATCGACAAGATTGCAGACGAATGGGGCAAGGTCGACATCCTGGTCAACAATGCTGGTGTCACTCGCGATAACTTGCTTCCTCGTATGACCGATGAAGAATGGGATACGGTCATCAACACGAACCTGCGTGGCATGTTCCTGTTTGCTCGAGCGGCATCGAAGTACATGATGCGAGCTCGTTACGGCCGAATCATCAATATCAGCAGTGTGTCCGGCATCATGGGCAATCCAGGCCAGACCAACTATTCCGCTTCAAAGGCTGGCATGATCGGCTTCACGCGAAGCCTGAGTCGCGAACTGGCAGGCCGCAAGGTCACGATCAACGCGATCTGCCCTGGTTTCATCGAATCAGACATGACTAAGGCCTTGGGGCCAGCGGTCGAGGACGAGGTCAAAAAACGCATTCCCGCCAAGCGAATGGGTAAGCCGCAAGAGATTGCGGATGCCGTCCTGTTTTTGGCCAGCGATAGCGCTGCGTACGTTACCGGACAGGTGCTGACCGTTGACGGCGGCATGACCGGTTAA
- the fabD gene encoding ACP S-malonyltransferase has translation MSKIAFLFPGQGAQSVGMGKVLYDSLPAAKEYFERANEVLGYDLASICFDGPSDKLDSTVHSQPALFVTSIAALAKLRDQTPDVLLSAEATAGLSLGEYTAMVFAGVMEFEDALKVVQVRGEAMQAASDAVPSGMVSILGLEQEAVEKICDDAREDGILQIANLLCPGNIVVSGSNDACERAAEIAEKSGAMKVIPLAVAGAFHTEIMRPAVEKLAAALADVTLSPPKIPVISNVDAQPHDDVEEIRSLLQQQVCSQVRWEQSMRYLLDLGFDEFYEIGAGKVLRGLMKRINRKVSFNGVEA, from the coding sequence ATGAGCAAGATCGCATTCCTCTTTCCGGGACAAGGCGCTCAGAGCGTTGGCATGGGGAAGGTCCTCTACGACTCCCTGCCAGCAGCCAAAGAGTATTTTGAGCGTGCCAATGAGGTTCTCGGTTACGACCTGGCCTCGATCTGCTTTGATGGGCCCTCCGATAAGCTCGATTCGACCGTTCATAGTCAGCCGGCTCTCTTTGTGACCAGCATCGCAGCCCTGGCGAAGCTACGTGATCAAACGCCAGATGTCCTGCTCTCCGCAGAAGCTACCGCTGGGTTAAGCCTGGGCGAGTACACCGCCATGGTGTTCGCGGGCGTCATGGAGTTTGAGGACGCCCTCAAGGTGGTCCAGGTGCGTGGCGAAGCGATGCAGGCCGCCTCGGACGCCGTTCCTAGCGGGATGGTGAGCATCCTTGGCCTCGAACAAGAAGCTGTCGAGAAGATCTGCGACGACGCTCGAGAAGATGGCATCCTACAGATCGCGAACCTGCTTTGCCCCGGGAATATTGTTGTTTCCGGGTCGAATGACGCATGTGAGCGTGCTGCTGAAATTGCCGAAAAGAGCGGCGCGATGAAGGTGATTCCTCTCGCTGTCGCAGGTGCGTTTCACACTGAAATTATGCGGCCAGCGGTCGAGAAGCTGGCCGCCGCCTTAGCGGATGTAACGCTTTCCCCTCCAAAAATCCCCGTTATTTCTAACGTTGACGCACAGCCGCACGACGACGTGGAAGAGATTCGCTCTCTTCTGCAGCAGCAGGTTTGTTCCCAGGTTCGATGGGAGCAGTCGATGCGATATCTGCTTGATCTGGGCTTCGACGAGTTCTACGAGATTGGCGCCGGTAAGGTGCTGCGTGGCTTGATGAAGCGAATCAACCGCAAGGTTTCTTTCAATGGTGTGGAAGCCTGA
- the rpmF gene encoding 50S ribosomal protein L32 — translation MAVPKRKQSNSRTGMRRAHDGLKARQLSLCPNCLQERRLRVAVPTHVVCPECGHYMGRNVIPSNEVAE, via the coding sequence ATGGCAGTACCTAAGAGAAAACAGTCCAATTCCCGTACCGGCATGCGTCGCGCTCACGACGGTCTCAAGGCTCGTCAGTTGAGCCTGTGCCCGAACTGCTTGCAAGAACGTCGCCTTCGCGTTGCGGTTCCCACGCATGTTGTGTGCCCTGAATGTGGCCACTACATGGGGCGTAATGTCATCCCTTCGAACGAAGTCGCTGAATAA
- a CDS encoding bacterioferritin → MDQPMIDKLNEILRHEWTGVAQYSQAAFVVTGLWREVYNEIFLESAKESFGHARTIGQKIAALGGVPTIERNQVKQTDDLHEMLTNALEFESMAVKHYEEALAMADGKNRPLVVLLEEILLEEQDGVDQFTMILKDPTVAAQAKGGSASKVG, encoded by the coding sequence ATGGATCAGCCAATGATTGACAAGTTGAACGAGATTTTGCGGCACGAGTGGACCGGCGTCGCTCAGTATTCCCAAGCTGCCTTTGTTGTCACCGGTCTGTGGCGGGAAGTTTACAACGAAATCTTCCTGGAGAGCGCCAAGGAATCGTTCGGACACGCTCGAACCATCGGTCAAAAGATCGCGGCTCTCGGTGGTGTTCCAACCATTGAACGGAACCAAGTAAAACAGACCGACGATCTGCACGAGATGCTGACGAACGCCCTGGAATTTGAATCGATGGCCGTCAAACATTACGAAGAAGCACTCGCAATGGCCGACGGCAAGAATCGTCCGCTGGTTGTTCTGCTGGAAGAGATCTTGCTGGAAGAGCAAGACGGCGTTGACCAGTTCACCATGATCTTAAAAGATCCGACCGTCGCCGCTCAAGCCAAAGGTGGTAGTGCTTCCAAGGTCGGCTAA
- a CDS encoding APC family permease yields the protein MTEEKADQHPQGKLGPVRVWALAAGGMVGGGIYIALGVVIAVAAQWSWLSFVIAGIIAVTTTYSYATLANHFEGSGGAFDFLENMDREGAAGSLSWLLIIGYTLTIAVYAFAFGHYVSYALGGDALTIRILALAAGFGLIALNLIGIGKMTAVEVVIVSANLLVLIALGIAGVCYWDTTELVAGISPRGIWAAPIGAASIFVSYEGFQLLTYEYDKIKEPKKQLTPVLVSAAVFVVLVYVLVALGATMLAGALTIVDEKQVALSIAAENLAGPAGLVIMTIAAAFATAAAINSTLYSTGKLAARVARDGELPPWFDHRNRFDVPDRPIMVIGTIATLLAILGSLSSLVEAASLVFLVTFVIVNFICWREVNHLRWIPILGMIIAAPVGLLLVARLLLTAPFPLLLLAALSMFAVFGRPAILRRLGEGGAT from the coding sequence ATGACAGAGGAGAAAGCAGACCAACACCCTCAGGGGAAACTTGGTCCTGTTCGTGTTTGGGCCCTCGCCGCCGGTGGAATGGTGGGCGGAGGTATTTATATCGCACTCGGAGTGGTGATTGCGGTTGCCGCGCAGTGGTCTTGGCTGAGCTTTGTGATCGCAGGAATCATTGCCGTTACCACGACCTATTCTTACGCGACGCTTGCCAATCACTTCGAGGGGAGCGGTGGTGCCTTCGACTTCTTGGAGAACATGGACCGTGAAGGAGCCGCTGGCAGCTTGTCTTGGTTATTGATCATCGGCTACACATTGACCATCGCGGTTTATGCCTTTGCGTTCGGTCATTATGTTTCTTACGCCCTGGGAGGCGATGCATTAACGATTCGCATTTTGGCCCTCGCCGCTGGTTTCGGCCTGATCGCCCTGAACCTAATTGGCATCGGGAAAATGACCGCAGTCGAAGTTGTGATCGTATCGGCCAATCTGCTCGTCCTCATCGCCTTGGGAATCGCAGGCGTCTGCTACTGGGACACGACCGAGCTCGTGGCTGGCATTTCTCCACGTGGCATCTGGGCGGCCCCAATTGGAGCAGCAAGTATCTTTGTCTCGTATGAAGGCTTTCAACTTCTCACTTACGAATACGACAAGATTAAAGAACCTAAGAAACAATTAACGCCGGTGCTGGTCTCCGCGGCGGTCTTCGTTGTGTTAGTTTACGTCCTGGTTGCACTTGGCGCGACGATGCTTGCGGGGGCACTAACCATCGTCGATGAGAAACAAGTCGCATTGTCAATTGCGGCCGAAAACTTGGCTGGCCCTGCAGGTCTTGTGATCATGACGATCGCTGCAGCCTTCGCTACCGCGGCCGCGATCAATTCCACCCTCTACTCGACCGGCAAACTTGCTGCCCGCGTTGCACGGGATGGCGAACTCCCCCCGTGGTTTGATCACCGCAATCGGTTTGATGTTCCAGACCGGCCTATCATGGTGATCGGTACGATTGCGACACTGCTGGCAATTCTAGGATCGTTATCATCGCTGGTCGAAGCCGCAAGCTTGGTGTTTTTAGTCACGTTTGTCATCGTGAATTTCATTTGCTGGCGCGAGGTCAACCACTTACGGTGGATTCCGATTCTGGGAATGATCATCGCTGCTCCGGTCGGCTTACTGCTAGTTGCCCGTCTGTTACTCACGGCCCCATTCCCTCTCCTACTGCTGGCTGCCCTTTCGATGTTCGCAGTCTTTGGTCGACCAGCCATCTTGCGACGTCTTGGGGAAGGAGGTGCCACGTGA
- a CDS encoding DUF4397 domain-containing protein: MNLRNQVRQNIITTLILSGTVLGGGSAATAEQPANVFAINVSQPKTELEVRFQSIAKSDDANTEKLPYGKLLGPLELRPGRWRVSITDQSPLPGASVEYGFAKSDRYLFILHGFNRHEPLASPKRNAQLWSTSIWQQARLVLGGIDETSDKRLLLQQTLLRIPSVEPDDPARVRVVACTPGEGPIVATIHDSNGNATSSRKLSYPEHSDWLKPSTGELNLQIRYADSPVLIVNGVFDAPQGTITTILVSKPSSCDSEQGNVIVHQQSAENGKTIRFRARK, from the coding sequence GTGAACCTGCGAAATCAAGTTCGACAAAACATTATCACGACACTGATCTTAAGCGGTACCGTTCTTGGCGGTGGTAGCGCTGCCACTGCTGAGCAGCCTGCCAATGTATTCGCCATTAATGTGAGTCAACCGAAAACGGAACTGGAAGTACGCTTCCAATCCATCGCTAAGTCCGACGATGCAAATACTGAGAAGCTTCCCTATGGTAAATTACTGGGCCCGCTTGAACTTCGACCAGGCCGCTGGCGGGTTTCGATCACGGATCAAAGTCCGTTACCTGGAGCAAGTGTCGAATACGGGTTTGCCAAGAGCGATCGTTATCTGTTTATCTTGCATGGCTTCAATCGTCATGAACCACTTGCCAGTCCGAAACGTAACGCTCAGTTGTGGAGCACGAGTATTTGGCAGCAAGCCAGACTAGTGCTGGGTGGCATCGATGAAACCAGTGACAAACGCTTACTTCTTCAACAAACGCTGCTTCGAATTCCAAGTGTTGAGCCAGATGATCCAGCGCGGGTGCGAGTGGTCGCTTGCACGCCGGGGGAAGGACCGATCGTCGCGACGATTCACGATTCAAATGGCAACGCAACGTCAAGCAGGAAACTAAGCTATCCTGAGCATAGCGATTGGCTGAAGCCATCGACCGGAGAACTAAATCTGCAAATTCGGTACGCGGATAGTCCGGTGTTGATTGTCAACGGAGTGTTCGATGCCCCTCAAGGTACCATCACGACCATTCTCGTATCGAAGCCCTCAAGTTGTGACTCGGAACAAGGTAACGTGATTGTGCACCAGCAATCTGCGGAAAATGGTAAAACTATTCGGTTTAGAGCCCGTAAGTAA
- a CDS encoding acyl-CoA desaturase, giving the protein MPDQSATAQILRQEKPTGVFPIRIWWPYAIGIGGMHLMALLAVWPWLFSWVGVASVVIGHYLFGMLGMTVGYHRLLSHRSFQCPLWLEHTFAVLGVCCLQDTPVRWVATHRLHHQHSDEQPDPHSPLVNLVWGQVGWLIVKNRDVGHAAHVDRYARDLLRDRFYLWLERKHHGLLLFLLHVLAIFFIGVAIGAATGGLSEAWRMGLSLVVWGVAVRTVVVWHVTWAVNSLTHLWGYRTYSTSDNSRNNWLVGLLAHGEGWHNNHHALPTAAAHGRAWWEIDFSYRLICCLESVGLAWNVSRPEKRPANS; this is encoded by the coding sequence ATGCCCGATCAATCCGCGACGGCGCAGATTCTCCGTCAGGAAAAACCTACTGGCGTCTTCCCAATTCGCATCTGGTGGCCCTATGCCATTGGAATTGGTGGCATGCACCTGATGGCACTACTGGCCGTTTGGCCCTGGTTATTTAGCTGGGTGGGCGTTGCCTCGGTGGTGATCGGTCATTATCTGTTCGGCATGCTCGGAATGACGGTTGGTTACCATCGACTTCTTTCACATCGCAGTTTTCAGTGCCCGCTGTGGCTGGAACATACGTTTGCTGTGCTGGGCGTTTGCTGTTTGCAAGATACGCCCGTCCGATGGGTCGCGACGCATCGCCTGCACCATCAACACTCGGACGAACAACCTGATCCTCATAGCCCACTGGTTAATCTAGTTTGGGGCCAAGTTGGTTGGTTGATCGTTAAAAATCGAGACGTTGGTCACGCGGCCCATGTTGATCGATACGCACGTGACCTGCTGCGTGACCGATTCTATCTGTGGCTGGAACGAAAACACCATGGACTGCTTCTGTTCCTATTGCACGTACTGGCAATCTTCTTCATCGGGGTTGCCATCGGAGCAGCCACTGGAGGTTTGAGCGAAGCCTGGCGAATGGGACTGAGTCTGGTTGTTTGGGGTGTGGCAGTACGTACCGTTGTTGTCTGGCACGTTACCTGGGCCGTCAATTCGCTCACGCACTTGTGGGGATATCGCACTTATTCGACAAGCGACAACAGTCGCAACAATTGGCTCGTTGGACTGCTTGCCCACGGAGAAGGCTGGCACAACAATCATCATGCCTTGCCTACCGCTGCCGCCCATGGCCGAGCTTGGTGGGAGATCGATTTCTCCTATCGTCTGATTTGCTGCCTCGAAAGTGTTGGCTTGGCCTGGAACGTGTCCCGCCCGGAAAAACGCCCCGCTAATTCATAA
- a CDS encoding Imm8 family immunity protein: MQIEVKESCPNDFLNWDEFAQQPPPDPYDAYGWFHITVGEVGQEAGNDFQVCVATPTAFGRLKALGTIPGILVDWFDAATVRQAIETKVASTKTNTWHQAVDQLRTYMLWEYEGMAGN, translated from the coding sequence ATGCAAATCGAAGTCAAAGAATCGTGCCCCAATGACTTTCTCAACTGGGACGAATTTGCACAGCAGCCTCCGCCTGATCCGTACGACGCATACGGCTGGTTCCACATCACCGTTGGCGAAGTTGGCCAGGAAGCAGGTAACGACTTTCAAGTTTGCGTCGCGACACCAACTGCGTTCGGTCGTTTGAAAGCACTCGGAACCATCCCAGGTATCCTCGTCGACTGGTTCGATGCCGCCACAGTACGCCAGGCCATCGAGACCAAAGTTGCATCGACGAAAACGAATACTTGGCACCAGGCAGTCGATCAGCTGCGGACCTACATGCTCTGGGAATATGAAGGCATGGCCGGCAACTAA
- a CDS encoding exonuclease domain-containing protein — MSYIMVDIESDGPIPGDYSMVCFGAVLVQPGLEQTFYGRLKPISEKWIPEALAVSGFSRETCLTFDEPTQVMRSFADWLKQVSDGKPMFVSDNNGFDWQFINWYFHHFLGRNPFGFSSTNLGSLYKGMVKDVFQNFKHLRKTRHTHDPVDDAKGNAEALLTMKSELGLKIRL; from the coding sequence ATGAGTTACATCATGGTCGATATCGAGTCGGACGGACCGATTCCGGGAGACTACTCGATGGTCTGTTTCGGTGCCGTGCTCGTTCAACCTGGTCTTGAGCAAACCTTTTACGGCCGCCTCAAGCCGATCTCCGAGAAATGGATTCCAGAAGCACTCGCCGTCTCAGGGTTTTCGCGCGAAACATGCCTTACCTTCGACGAGCCAACGCAGGTCATGCGGTCGTTCGCGGACTGGCTGAAGCAAGTAAGCGATGGCAAGCCGATGTTTGTTTCCGACAACAACGGCTTCGATTGGCAATTCATTAATTGGTACTTCCACCACTTCCTGGGCAGAAATCCGTTTGGGTTTAGCTCAACGAACCTTGGATCGCTCTACAAAGGGATGGTGAAGGATGTATTCCAAAACTTCAAACATCTACGGAAAACACGCCATACCCACGATCCTGTCGACGACGCCAAGGGAAATGCAGAAGCATTGCTGACGATGAAAAGTGAGTTGGGCCTAAAGATTCGGCTTTAG
- a CDS encoding HdeD family acid-resistance protein — translation MTDAKKPSVTWLYIMGFLTVAMGVIAVASPLVAGTAVVYIVGAVMLIVGITQVISGLKADTMTHKLMPLILGIVTTLGGIAVLAHPVVGLEVLTLFLAAYFVAEGIWKVIASFNFRPAQGWTALLFSGIVTWLLGAMIWMQWPASGLWAIGILVGVDLLMTGMAILALAATVGKIVDKVDEKLHDGQATA, via the coding sequence ATGACCGACGCCAAAAAGCCTAGTGTAACCTGGCTATATATTATGGGATTCTTAACCGTAGCCATGGGCGTGATCGCAGTGGCTTCACCGCTTGTCGCTGGCACAGCGGTAGTTTACATCGTGGGTGCGGTCATGCTGATCGTCGGCATTACGCAAGTCATCAGCGGCCTGAAGGCCGACACGATGACGCACAAGTTGATGCCACTCATTTTGGGCATCGTGACGACACTCGGCGGCATAGCTGTCTTGGCTCACCCCGTCGTTGGCTTGGAAGTCTTGACGCTGTTCCTCGCTGCTTATTTCGTGGCGGAGGGCATCTGGAAAGTCATCGCCTCCTTTAACTTTCGACCGGCCCAGGGCTGGACGGCGCTACTGTTCAGCGGCATCGTCACCTGGCTGCTCGGTGCGATGATCTGGATGCAGTGGCCAGCTTCCGGATTGTGGGCCATCGGCATTTTGGTCGGCGTCGACCTATTGATGACCGGTATGGCGATTCTGGCACTTGCCGCAACGGTTGGAAAGATCGTCGATAAGGTTGACGAAAAGCTACACGACGGCCAAGCGACCGCTTAG
- a CDS encoding P-II family nitrogen regulator, with product MITTKNARRITIVLDAALKEIVFEKVQQLGATCFNYSEVSGQGHHAVTGNPYSGESLLRMEIVTTPTTGAKLLDWIHAAQFAQLSHYALFAFADTVEVDERDQSVTKLG from the coding sequence ATGATTACGACAAAAAACGCGCGACGCATCACAATTGTTTTAGATGCAGCGCTTAAAGAAATAGTGTTTGAAAAAGTTCAACAGCTTGGTGCGACTTGCTTCAACTACAGCGAAGTGAGTGGACAAGGTCATCATGCGGTAACGGGCAATCCCTACAGCGGAGAGAGTCTGCTACGAATGGAGATTGTCACCACACCGACAACGGGTGCCAAACTGTTGGATTGGATCCACGCGGCTCAGTTTGCCCAACTGAGTCATTACGCCCTGTTCGCTTTCGCGGATACGGTCGAAGTGGATGAACGAGATCAATCCGTCACGAAGTTAGGTTAG